A single window of Candidatus Eremiobacterota bacterium DNA harbors:
- a CDS encoding cupin domain-containing protein, producing MPSFPAAALPAFAQVSGVEPIRRSDEHGGHGPIVFRRLLTQRDFAAAVDFVDVTTIPAGSTIGTHRHDRNEELYFVLSGEPLVEVDGDARRLRPGDVAIVRSGGRHSLVNDTAADVTIAVIQLPVGT from the coding sequence ATGCCTTCCTTTCCGGCTGCGGCGTTGCCGGCATTCGCGCAGGTCAGCGGCGTCGAACCGATCCGGCGTTCCGACGAGCACGGCGGCCACGGGCCGATCGTCTTCCGGCGGCTGCTGACGCAGCGCGACTTCGCCGCCGCGGTCGACTTCGTCGACGTGACGACGATCCCGGCCGGCAGCACGATCGGGACCCATCGCCACGACCGCAACGAGGAGCTCTATTTCGTCCTCTCTGGCGAGCCGCTCGTCGAGGTCGACGGCGACGCCAGGCGGCTGCGGCCCGGTGACGTTGCGATCGTTCGTTCGGGGGGCCGTCATTCGCTCGTCAACGACACCGCAGCCGACGTGACGATCGCGGTGATTCAGCTGCCGGTCGGCACATGA
- a CDS encoding glycosyltransferase family 4 protein has protein sequence MSRRISILSIANDVPHGGDENRLLSFSQHIDRDRFDHHVVIVKAADPAIDARFGTLRGEFRARGIPLIELGMRRPGHAVGSDRLRRLPHAAATFARSVAKLSRLVRELHVDVLDGHIGTGNQLAVATGFTTRKPVAVTTYHAEVFTPRWLWYPVQQATLRGADVIITDSHQRADAMRGFLRAPRAPIEIIANGIDAEPPRRPAAEVAAELGIPPSAIVVGQIAGMVPTKGWAPLIEAAAQVLARDPRAFFLCIGHDRYAPWFRPQLQARAEELGIADRIRLVSYPGHNADVWQLFDVHVHASLFDSLPNAIIEGMAYGKPAVVTDVGDCARTVIDGVSGIVVPPNDPSALAGALLRMLADPALRARCGAAARARYELGHRPEVMTDGLQALFERMAA, from the coding sequence ATGAGCCGCCGCATCTCGATCCTTTCGATCGCCAACGACGTCCCGCACGGCGGCGACGAGAACAGGCTGCTCTCGTTCTCGCAGCACATCGACCGCGATCGCTTCGACCACCACGTCGTGATCGTCAAAGCCGCCGATCCGGCGATCGACGCGCGGTTCGGGACGCTGCGCGGGGAGTTTCGCGCGCGCGGGATCCCGCTGATCGAGCTGGGGATGCGGCGGCCCGGACACGCGGTCGGTTCCGACCGGCTGCGCCGTCTGCCGCACGCCGCCGCAACGTTCGCGCGCAGCGTCGCGAAGCTTTCGCGGCTGGTGCGCGAGCTGCACGTCGACGTTCTCGACGGGCACATCGGAACCGGAAACCAGCTCGCGGTCGCCACCGGCTTCACGACGCGCAAACCGGTGGCGGTGACGACGTACCACGCCGAAGTCTTCACCCCGCGCTGGCTGTGGTATCCGGTGCAGCAGGCGACGCTGCGCGGCGCCGACGTGATCATCACCGATTCGCATCAGCGGGCCGACGCGATGCGCGGCTTCCTGCGCGCGCCGCGCGCGCCGATCGAGATCATTGCGAACGGAATCGACGCCGAGCCGCCGCGCCGTCCGGCGGCGGAGGTTGCCGCCGAGCTCGGCATTCCGCCCTCGGCGATCGTCGTCGGCCAGATCGCCGGGATGGTGCCGACGAAAGGCTGGGCGCCGCTGATCGAAGCGGCGGCGCAGGTGCTCGCGCGCGATCCGCGCGCGTTCTTCCTGTGCATCGGCCACGATCGCTACGCGCCGTGGTTTCGCCCGCAGCTGCAGGCTCGCGCGGAGGAGCTGGGCATCGCGGACCGCATTCGTCTCGTCAGCTATCCGGGGCACAATGCCGACGTGTGGCAGCTCTTCGACGTGCACGTCCACGCCTCGCTGTTCGACTCGCTGCCGAATGCGATCATCGAAGGGATGGCGTACGGGAAACCCGCCGTCGTCACCGACGTGGGCGACTGCGCGCGAACCGTGATCGACGGCGTCTCTGGAATCGTCGTCCCGCCGAACGATCCGTCCGCGCTGGCCGGCGCGCTGTTGCGCATGCTCGCCGATCCGGCGCTGCGCGCGCGCTGCGGCGCCGCGGCGCGCGCACGCTACGAACTCGGCCACCGCCCGGAAGTGATGACCGACGGTCTGCAGGCGCTCTTCGAGCGGATGGCGGCGTGA
- a CDS encoding NDP-sugar synthase, which translates to MSEVALLMAGGRSERMRAAAGPRHKALTEVGGRTLIEHNTAQLLDAGFEEIVVVLGAGEAELAAFVDERIVPFARARRARIRTEIEAVPLGNIGFAGTFAASAGDVLVVYVDNLCALDLRELLAFHRRERCDLTIATHEEAFPIPYGELDVRDGRVVGYREKPRLRVRVSSGTCVAGPRARALIAPGRKLDARDLFALVTAAGLTVGAFEHDAAWVDVNDPAAARRAEELLAADPHAFRTVVRA; encoded by the coding sequence GTGAGCGAGGTCGCGCTGTTGATGGCCGGGGGCCGCTCGGAGCGCATGCGCGCCGCCGCCGGCCCGCGGCACAAAGCGCTGACCGAGGTCGGCGGCCGCACCTTGATCGAGCACAACACAGCGCAGCTGCTCGATGCCGGCTTCGAGGAGATTGTCGTCGTGCTGGGCGCCGGCGAAGCGGAGCTCGCCGCGTTCGTCGACGAACGCATCGTGCCGTTCGCGCGAGCGCGCAGAGCGCGGATACGAACCGAGATCGAGGCCGTGCCGCTGGGAAACATCGGTTTCGCCGGGACGTTCGCCGCGTCCGCCGGCGACGTGCTCGTGGTGTACGTCGACAATCTGTGCGCGCTCGACCTGCGCGAGCTGCTGGCGTTCCATCGCCGGGAGCGCTGCGACTTGACAATCGCGACGCACGAAGAGGCGTTCCCGATTCCGTACGGCGAGCTCGACGTGCGCGACGGCCGGGTCGTCGGCTATCGCGAGAAGCCGCGGCTGCGCGTGCGCGTCTCGAGCGGGACGTGCGTCGCGGGTCCCCGCGCGCGCGCGCTGATCGCGCCCGGCCGCAAGCTCGACGCGCGCGATCTCTTCGCGCTCGTCACGGCGGCCGGCCTCACGGTCGGCGCGTTCGAGCACGACGCCGCCTGGGTCGACGTCAACGATCCGGCCGCGGCGCGCCGCGCCGAAGAGCTCCTCGCCGCCGATCCGCACGCCTTCCGGACGGTCGTGCGCGCATGA
- a CDS encoding NAD-dependent epimerase/dehydratase family protein codes for MRTFVSGAGGFIGRAAVRALARRGDEVVAHVGPPGCGLTVPPEAVASLEFELGDPRDLAPLLRDCDAVVHLAGPASVVASFSDPDGYLRAHALGTAALMRAAAGVGVPRFVYVSSAEVYGRTRAARVREDAPLQPRSPYAAAKVGGEAAVGAAARTSGTSAVILRPFSVYGPGQRAASLLATILAQAVRGERVAVRDLAPVRDYCHLDDVANAIARACEVRVDEVVAFNVGTGVPTSVGELIEEVFAALGRPGSYEELGADRGAAEIFRLVADPAQAADALGWRAEIALRDGILSALEAVIA; via the coding sequence GTGAGAACGTTCGTCTCGGGAGCGGGCGGTTTCATCGGCCGCGCGGCCGTGCGCGCGCTGGCGCGCCGCGGCGACGAGGTGGTCGCGCACGTCGGCCCGCCGGGCTGCGGTCTGACGGTGCCGCCCGAAGCGGTCGCGTCGCTCGAGTTCGAGCTCGGCGACCCGCGCGATCTCGCACCGTTGCTGCGTGACTGCGACGCGGTCGTGCACCTCGCCGGACCGGCGTCCGTCGTCGCCTCGTTCTCCGATCCAGACGGATATCTGCGCGCGCACGCGCTCGGCACCGCGGCGCTGATGCGGGCAGCCGCCGGCGTCGGCGTACCGCGCTTCGTCTACGTCTCGTCGGCCGAGGTGTACGGACGAACCCGCGCCGCGCGCGTGCGGGAGGACGCTCCGTTGCAGCCGCGCTCGCCGTACGCGGCGGCGAAGGTCGGCGGTGAAGCCGCCGTCGGCGCCGCGGCGCGCACGAGCGGAACGAGCGCCGTGATCCTGCGGCCGTTCTCCGTCTACGGCCCGGGGCAGCGCGCGGCCTCGCTGCTCGCGACGATCCTCGCGCAAGCGGTCCGCGGAGAGCGCGTCGCGGTCCGCGATCTCGCGCCGGTGCGCGATTACTGTCACCTCGACGACGTCGCGAACGCGATCGCGCGCGCGTGCGAGGTCCGCGTCGATGAGGTCGTCGCATTCAACGTCGGCACCGGCGTCCCGACGAGCGTGGGCGAGCTCATCGAGGAAGTCTTCGCCGCGTTGGGCCGCCCCGGTTCGTACGAGGAGCTGGGCGCCGACCGCGGCGCCGCGGAGATCTTTCGCCTCGTCGCCGATCCCGCGCAGGCCGCGGACGCGCTCGGCTGGCGCGCCGAGATCGCGTTGCGCGACGGAATTCTGAGCGCGCTCGAAGCAGTGATCGCGTGA
- a CDS encoding peptide ABC transporter substrate-binding protein, translating to MNVSAAGISVLVAALLTACSQGQQQTALSSRGSTSFLAVAQQREPATLNPALENGTASTEWGELLFQYLVKYDDRGVLVGDAATEVPTLNNGGISKDGLTITYHLRPGLKFADGQPLTAHDAAWSIEAINNPANNAQSRFGYEVVRKAEARNDTTLVLHLKRPFSPLLTVVLAPQGFPILPAHLLASLPDFNKIPFNAMPVGSGPYVVTKWVRGDRVSLRANPYYYRGKPRIERLDIRFVPDPNTAMNLLRTGEVGGYFSDLDYGNYPLLRAIPGMRVTKMPMNAVGAIIFNTQDPLTSDPRVRRALAEAIDIPATMQKTYRGAVSTTNAGRGLFIWAYDPRAYPDVKYDPAAARALLDAAGWKLGADGVRRKDGKALDVLFILQAGTPGDAIIGNAVAQYFKAVGVNVTLKAFNVTQLVAPANQGGPVYGGKFQLALYPFVNGDDPDTTDQFSCATVPPRGYNKSRICDPRIDALLAQGQRTYDLAQRKAIYARLEAILHEQMPIVLLYQRPELDTFTTRLRNQTTSLSTAWWNAGAWALAP from the coding sequence GTGAACGTCAGCGCTGCAGGGATCTCAGTCCTCGTCGCCGCGCTGCTGACCGCGTGCTCCCAGGGCCAACAGCAGACCGCCTTGTCCAGCCGCGGTAGCACGAGCTTTCTCGCCGTCGCGCAGCAGCGTGAGCCGGCGACGCTCAATCCCGCGCTCGAGAACGGGACCGCCTCCACCGAGTGGGGCGAGCTGCTCTTTCAGTACCTCGTGAAGTACGACGACCGCGGCGTGCTGGTCGGCGACGCGGCCACCGAAGTTCCCACGCTGAACAACGGCGGCATCTCCAAGGACGGGCTCACGATCACGTACCATCTGCGGCCCGGCTTGAAGTTCGCCGACGGGCAGCCGCTGACGGCGCACGACGCGGCGTGGTCGATCGAAGCGATCAACAACCCCGCGAACAACGCGCAGTCGCGCTTCGGTTACGAGGTCGTGCGCAAGGCCGAGGCGCGTAACGACACGACGCTGGTGCTTCATCTCAAGCGCCCGTTCTCGCCGCTGCTCACCGTCGTGCTCGCGCCGCAAGGCTTTCCGATCCTCCCCGCGCACCTGCTCGCGAGCCTGCCCGACTTCAACAAGATTCCGTTCAACGCGATGCCGGTCGGCTCGGGGCCGTACGTCGTGACGAAGTGGGTGCGCGGCGACCGCGTCTCGCTGCGGGCGAACCCGTACTACTACCGCGGCAAGCCGCGGATCGAGCGGCTCGACATCCGCTTCGTCCCCGACCCGAACACCGCGATGAACCTCCTCCGCACGGGCGAGGTCGGCGGCTACTTCTCGGACCTGGACTACGGCAACTACCCGCTGCTGCGAGCGATTCCGGGAATGCGCGTCACCAAGATGCCGATGAACGCGGTCGGCGCGATCATCTTCAACACGCAGGACCCGCTGACCAGCGATCCGCGCGTGCGACGCGCGCTGGCCGAAGCGATCGACATCCCGGCGACGATGCAAAAGACGTACCGCGGGGCGGTCAGCACGACGAACGCCGGGCGCGGGCTCTTCATCTGGGCCTATGATCCGCGCGCCTATCCCGACGTGAAGTACGATCCCGCAGCGGCGCGCGCGCTGCTCGACGCCGCGGGCTGGAAGCTCGGCGCCGACGGAGTGCGCCGCAAGGACGGTAAGGCGCTCGATGTGCTCTTCATCCTGCAGGCCGGGACGCCGGGCGACGCGATCATCGGCAACGCCGTCGCGCAATATTTCAAAGCAGTCGGCGTCAACGTCACGCTCAAGGCGTTCAACGTCACGCAGCTCGTCGCGCCGGCGAACCAAGGCGGACCGGTCTACGGCGGCAAGTTCCAGCTGGCGCTCTACCCGTTCGTCAACGGCGACGACCCCGACACCACCGACCAGTTCAGCTGCGCGACGGTCCCGCCGCGCGGTTACAACAAGTCGCGCATCTGCGATCCGCGCATCGACGCGCTGCTCGCGCAGGGCCAGCGCACGTACGACCTCGCGCAGCGCAAGGCGATCTACGCGCGCCTAGAGGCGATTCTGCACGAGCAGATGCCGATCGTGCTGCTCTACCAGCGGCCCGAGCTCGACACGTTCACCACCCGCCTGCGCAATCAGACCACCTCGCTCTCGACCGCGTGGTGGAACGCCGGCGCCTGGGCGCTCGCGCCGTAG
- a CDS encoding ribonuclease E inhibitor RraB gives MRPSVLGILFFVALLIVAGVVTTRTSVSPNDTPVSQRTAAPSHDAGADDPAIYVAQPGNGSGNAPVVQRIGPVPRGTDAADRAVIAALRKAGSDVSRPTNIRHYFYMPTEREAGAVALTLRAYGYHAWVEAPLGKLSDGRAYNDWAVIAEKTAVPSLQTFRDTRPIFDELVVKYHGRYDGWEAQLQR, from the coding sequence ATGAGGCCGTCGGTACTCGGAATCCTGTTTTTCGTCGCGCTCTTGATCGTGGCCGGCGTGGTCACCACGCGAACAAGCGTGAGCCCCAACGATACGCCGGTTTCGCAGCGAACCGCCGCCCCGTCGCACGATGCGGGCGCGGACGATCCGGCCATCTACGTCGCGCAACCGGGCAACGGGTCGGGCAACGCGCCGGTCGTCCAGCGAATCGGCCCGGTGCCGCGCGGTACCGACGCGGCCGACCGCGCGGTGATCGCCGCGCTCCGAAAAGCGGGCTCGGACGTCTCGCGGCCGACGAACATCCGTCACTATTTCTACATGCCGACGGAGCGCGAAGCCGGAGCAGTTGCGCTGACGCTGCGCGCGTACGGGTATCATGCTTGGGTCGAGGCACCACTCGGGAAACTCTCGGACGGACGTGCGTACAATGATTGGGCGGTCATCGCCGAGAAGACGGCGGTTCCGTCGCTCCAGACGTTTCGCGATACCCGACCGATCTTCGACGAGCTCGTCGTGAAGTATCACGGCCGGTACGACGGCTGGGAGGCACAACTCCAACGCTAA
- a CDS encoding SIMPL domain-containing protein (The SIMPL domain is named for its presence in mouse protein SIMPL (signalling molecule that associates with mouse pelle-like kinase). Bacterial member BP26, from Brucella, was shown to assemble into a channel-like structure, while YggE from E. coli has been associated with resistance to oxidative stress.), whose amino-acid sequence MKRALASLIIVGVPLAASAQTSPQGITVTGNGSASAVVSSAIVRVSMNRFAGDDGSYMVARLKAAGVADATAEPAMAGGPQLIVVHGHVTGLTKAKLDAVTRAASQFGSNVPPQFASLVALSGVHYYGLATDCPAIEQRAREAALADARRRAEAIAANGAVHLGERLTVVESGGCPRAGPFGGTFAIDTETLSMSVPVSETVTYTLAR is encoded by the coding sequence ATGAAACGCGCTCTTGCGTCGCTGATCATCGTCGGTGTGCCGCTTGCCGCGAGCGCGCAGACCTCGCCACAGGGAATCACGGTAACCGGCAACGGGAGCGCGTCGGCGGTCGTTTCGAGCGCCATCGTGCGCGTGTCGATGAACAGATTCGCCGGAGACGACGGAAGCTATATGGTCGCGCGTCTCAAAGCGGCCGGCGTGGCAGATGCAACGGCGGAACCGGCAATGGCGGGCGGTCCTCAGCTGATCGTCGTGCACGGCCATGTGACCGGCTTGACGAAGGCAAAGCTCGACGCCGTCACGCGGGCCGCCTCGCAGTTCGGCTCGAACGTGCCGCCGCAGTTCGCATCCCTCGTCGCTCTGAGCGGAGTGCATTATTACGGGCTCGCGACCGACTGTCCGGCGATCGAGCAGCGTGCGCGCGAGGCCGCACTCGCCGACGCACGGCGCCGCGCGGAAGCGATCGCCGCCAACGGCGCGGTCCACCTCGGCGAGCGCCTCACGGTCGTCGAGAGCGGCGGTTGCCCGCGCGCGGGGCCGTTCGGCGGCACGTTCGCGATCGACACCGAGACGCTCTCGATGTCCGTCCCAGTGAGCGAAACCGTCACCTACACGCTGGCGAGGTAG
- a CDS encoding SIMPL domain-containing protein (The SIMPL domain is named for its presence in mouse protein SIMPL (signalling molecule that associates with mouse pelle-like kinase). Bacterial member BP26, from Brucella, was shown to assemble into a channel-like structure, while YggE from E. coli has been associated with resistance to oxidative stress.), with translation MSTVVVRVSMNRLAGDDGSYMASRLKAAGVTDASADTGLMGNAQMIVVHGHLTGLTRAKVDAVTHAVSQLGANVPPQFASFVALTRAQFYGLAGDCPPIEQRARESALADARRRAEAIAANGSVHLGERLAVAESDGCPRAGPFGGVFAIDTETLMMSVPVSETVTYAIAK, from the coding sequence GTGTCGACCGTCGTCGTGCGTGTCTCGATGAACCGGTTGGCCGGAGACGACGGCAGCTATATGGCCTCGCGGCTGAAAGCCGCCGGCGTGACGGATGCTTCCGCGGACACCGGGCTGATGGGCAATGCGCAGATGATCGTCGTCCACGGTCATCTGACCGGGCTGACGCGAGCGAAGGTCGACGCCGTTACCCACGCGGTCTCGCAGCTGGGCGCAAACGTGCCGCCGCAGTTCGCGTCGTTCGTCGCCCTGACGAGGGCTCAGTTCTATGGCCTCGCTGGCGACTGCCCGCCGATCGAGCAACGGGCGCGCGAGTCCGCGCTCGCCGACGCCCGGCGGCGCGCGGAAGCGATCGCCGCCAACGGATCGGTCCATCTCGGCGAACGCCTCGCCGTGGCGGAGAGCGACGGTTGTCCGCGCGCAGGCCCATTCGGCGGCGTATTCGCGATCGACACCGAGACGCTCATGATGTCCGTCCCCGTCAGCGAAACGGTCACCTACGCGATCGCGAAGTAA
- a CDS encoding mandelate racemase, translating to MSDLTIRSVRARGLDLTLQKPVETASGVMRSAPLVLIDLTSDEGIVGKSYVRCYTPVGLKPLVTLIENLEPLLKGDAAVPFAVEAKLQRHFRLLGPQGLTGIAMAGIDMALWDARAKACGVPLVTLLGGAPKPIPAYASLRTMSPDGAATEATELIALGFDAIKVKVGRSDLAADLETIRAVRRAIGDSAKLMVDYNQSLSVPDAIERARILDDEGLYWIEEPTRADDYEGHARIAAAAKTPIQLGENWWGPHDMAKSIAARASDHAMLDVMKLGGVTGWVRAAALAEAASLPASSHTFPEFSAHLLAVTPTALYLEYLDHAGPILQQPVELKDGHVVIPDRPGTGLEWDEKSLAG from the coding sequence ATGAGCGACCTCACCATTCGCAGTGTCCGGGCTCGTGGGCTCGACCTCACGCTGCAGAAGCCGGTCGAGACCGCGAGCGGGGTGATGCGGTCGGCGCCGCTAGTGCTCATCGATCTGACGAGCGACGAAGGGATCGTCGGAAAGAGTTACGTGCGGTGCTACACGCCGGTTGGGCTGAAGCCGCTCGTGACGCTGATCGAGAATCTCGAGCCGCTGCTGAAAGGCGATGCGGCCGTGCCGTTCGCGGTCGAGGCGAAGCTGCAGCGGCACTTCCGGCTCCTGGGGCCGCAAGGGTTGACCGGGATCGCGATGGCGGGGATCGACATGGCGCTGTGGGACGCGCGCGCGAAGGCGTGCGGCGTTCCGCTGGTGACGCTGCTCGGCGGCGCGCCGAAGCCGATCCCGGCCTACGCGAGCCTGCGCACGATGAGCCCGGACGGTGCCGCTACTGAAGCCACCGAGCTGATCGCGCTCGGGTTCGACGCGATCAAAGTGAAGGTCGGGCGCAGCGATCTGGCCGCGGATCTCGAAACGATTCGTGCGGTGCGGCGCGCGATCGGCGATTCCGCGAAGCTGATGGTGGACTACAATCAAAGCCTCTCGGTGCCGGATGCGATCGAGCGCGCGCGCATTCTCGACGACGAAGGGCTGTACTGGATCGAAGAGCCGACGCGCGCCGACGACTACGAAGGCCATGCGCGCATCGCCGCAGCGGCGAAGACGCCGATCCAGCTGGGCGAGAACTGGTGGGGACCGCACGACATGGCGAAGTCGATCGCCGCGCGCGCTTCCGACCACGCCATGCTGGACGTGATGAAGCTCGGCGGCGTCACCGGCTGGGTGCGCGCCGCCGCGCTCGCCGAAGCCGCGAGCCTCCCCGCATCGAGCCATACGTTTCCGGAATTCAGCGCGCACCTGCTCGCCGTCACGCCGACGGCACTCTATCTCGAATATCTCGACCACGCCGGCCCGATCTTGCAGCAGCCCGTCGAGCTGAAGGACGGTCACGTCGTGATCCCGGACCGCCCGGGCACCGGCTTGGAATGGGACGAGAAATCTCTCGCCGGTTAG
- a CDS encoding 3-dehydroquinate synthase — translation MNVSAADLARARATGTSYRVEVERRIAYEVRETIGSAFDLADSSLADALEGRPVFVVVDRRVDAIYGTALRAYAATALRCLAIHPLHAVETTKSLSSVESLCAAMHAAGLPREGVLLAVGGGVTLDQAGLAAALYRRGVCYARLPTTLVGIVDVGVGIKQAVNAEGGKSLIGAFYPAYVNLTDTTFLGSLPEPAIACGIAEIAKMGMICDARLFELLERDGADLLASRFQHHPSAREVIARAQTTMIDELRENLFEDDHARFVDFGHTFSPALEARTGYQLAHGEAVGVDMALATAIAVELNLCEAAVLGRLAALLRAARLPVVHDALELELALEALSAARAHRGGALNLVVPRRVGAVTFVQTVEPALLAAALARVRSAA, via the coding sequence ATGAACGTCTCCGCGGCGGACCTGGCGCGAGCGCGTGCGACCGGGACGAGCTACCGCGTCGAAGTCGAACGCCGGATCGCCTACGAGGTTCGCGAGACGATCGGCTCGGCGTTCGACCTCGCGGATTCGAGCCTTGCCGACGCGCTGGAAGGCCGGCCCGTCTTCGTCGTCGTCGACCGGCGCGTCGACGCAATCTACGGCACCGCGCTGCGCGCGTACGCCGCCACGGCGCTGCGATGCTTGGCGATCCATCCGCTGCACGCCGTCGAGACGACGAAGTCGCTTTCGTCGGTCGAGTCCCTGTGCGCCGCGATGCACGCGGCGGGTTTGCCGCGCGAGGGCGTGCTGCTCGCGGTCGGCGGCGGCGTGACGCTGGACCAGGCCGGCCTTGCCGCGGCGCTGTACCGGCGCGGCGTGTGCTACGCGCGGCTGCCCACGACGCTGGTCGGGATCGTCGACGTGGGCGTCGGCATCAAACAAGCCGTCAACGCCGAGGGCGGCAAAAGCTTGATCGGCGCGTTCTACCCGGCGTACGTCAACCTCACCGATACGACGTTTCTGGGCTCGCTGCCCGAGCCCGCGATCGCGTGCGGGATCGCGGAGATCGCGAAGATGGGGATGATCTGCGACGCACGGCTCTTCGAGCTGCTCGAACGTGACGGCGCCGATCTGCTGGCGTCGCGCTTTCAGCACCATCCGTCGGCCCGCGAGGTGATCGCGCGCGCGCAAACGACGATGATCGACGAGTTGCGCGAGAATCTCTTCGAGGACGACCACGCGCGCTTCGTCGACTTCGGCCACACGTTCAGCCCCGCGCTCGAAGCGCGCACGGGGTATCAGCTCGCGCACGGTGAGGCGGTCGGCGTCGACATGGCGCTCGCCACCGCGATCGCGGTCGAACTGAACCTCTGCGAGGCGGCGGTGCTTGGGCGGCTCGCAGCCTTGCTGCGCGCGGCCCGTTTGCCGGTCGTTCACGACGCGCTTGAGCTGGAGCTTGCGCTGGAAGCGCTGTCGGCTGCGCGCGCACATCGCGGCGGCGCGCTGAACCTCGTCGTTCCCCGGCGGGTCGGTGCGGTGACGTTCGTGCAAACGGTCGAGCCGGCGCTGCTCGCGGCGGCGCTCGCGCGGGTGCGCTCGGCCGCGTGA
- a CDS encoding ROK family protein has product MTVLAADLGGTWLRTAVLDGDALRGVRRRRLRTVFDGRSATEVWDDVVDGIGAAARGHAARSAERVAIAFPGPLAAGVPLAAPTLTGDVGVPADLVARIADATGKRVALINDVAAAAAFLATRTADRDFFVVTVSSGIGSRVHRGGAAPARAGYDGEIGHLRADPRPDAPRCDCGGRGHLGALASGRAVERLARRAAREDPQAFAASACARAGATAETLSNELHLVPAMLAGDGWSLALLRRATAPLARFALAVVVAGGLERIYVIGGFAVALGEVYRDALTAEIEALLDSPAIALDPRELVRVVDPGTEAALRGAALAA; this is encoded by the coding sequence GTGACCGTTCTCGCCGCAGATCTCGGCGGGACGTGGCTGCGCACCGCGGTGCTGGACGGCGACGCGCTGCGCGGCGTTCGCCGGCGGCGGCTGCGCACGGTGTTCGACGGCCGCAGCGCGACGGAGGTGTGGGACGACGTCGTCGACGGCATCGGCGCCGCCGCGCGCGGCCACGCGGCGCGGAGCGCGGAGCGCGTCGCGATCGCGTTTCCCGGGCCGCTCGCCGCCGGCGTCCCGCTCGCCGCGCCGACGCTCACGGGAGACGTCGGCGTACCGGCGGACCTCGTCGCGCGCATCGCCGACGCGACAGGGAAACGGGTCGCGCTGATCAACGATGTCGCCGCCGCGGCGGCGTTCTTGGCGACGCGCACCGCCGACCGTGACTTCTTCGTGGTCACCGTCAGCAGCGGCATCGGCAGCCGCGTCCATCGCGGCGGCGCGGCGCCCGCGCGCGCCGGCTACGACGGTGAGATCGGCCACCTGCGCGCCGATCCGCGGCCGGATGCGCCGCGCTGCGACTGCGGCGGCCGCGGCCACCTCGGCGCGCTCGCCTCGGGCCGCGCGGTCGAACGGCTCGCTCGCCGCGCCGCGCGCGAAGATCCGCAGGCGTTCGCGGCGTCGGCGTGCGCGCGCGCCGGCGCCACCGCCGAGACGCTTTCGAACGAGCTGCATCTCGTCCCGGCGATGCTCGCGGGCGACGGGTGGAGTCTGGCGCTGTTGCGCCGGGCGACCGCGCCGCTGGCGCGGTTCGCGCTCGCGGTCGTCGTCGCGGGCGGGCTCGAACGCATCTACGTGATCGGCGGTTTCGCGGTCGCGCTCGGCGAGGTCTATCGCGACGCGCTGACGGCGGAGATCGAAGCGCTGCTCGACTCGCCGGCGATCGCGCTCGACCCGCGCGAGCTCGTCCGCGTCGTCGATCCCGGAACGGAGGCGGCCCTGCGCGGCGCCGCGCTCGCCGCGTGA